From the Prunus dulcis chromosome 4, ALMONDv2, whole genome shotgun sequence genome, one window contains:
- the LOC117624182 gene encoding tubulin beta chain has product MREILHIQGGQCGNQIGAKFWEVICDEHGIDSTGRYNGDSELQLERINVYYNEASGGRFVPRAVLMDLEPGTMDSVRSGPFGQIFRPDNFVFGQSGAGNNWAKGHYTEGAELIDSVLDVVRKEAENCDCLQGFQVCHSLGGGTGSGMGTLLISKIREEYPDRMMMTFSVFPSPKVSDTVVEPYNATLSVHQLVENADECMVLDNEALYDICFRTLKLATPTFGDLNHLISATMSGVTCCLRFPGQLNSDLRKLAVNLIPFPRLHFFMVGFAPLTSRGSQQYSALTVPELTQQMWDAKNMMCAADPRHGRYLTASAMFRGKMSTKEVDEQMINVQNKNSSYFVEWIPNNVKSSVCDIPPKGLKMASTFMGNSTSIQEMFRRVSEQFTAMFRRKAFLHWYTGEGMDEMEFTEAESNMNDLVAEYQQYQDATVEEEEYEEEEEELGA; this is encoded by the exons ATGAGAGAAATTCTTCACATCCAGGGCGGCCAATGTGGGAACCAGATTGGGGCCAAGTTCTGGGAAGTGATCTGCGACGAGCACGGCATAGACAGCACCGGGAGGTACAACGGCGACTCTGAGCTCCAGCTAGAGCGAATCAATGTCTATTACAACGAGGCCAGCGGCGGAAGGTTCGTTCCACGGGCGGTCCTTATGGATCTGGAGCCTGGGACCATGGACTCGGTCCGATCCGGCCCTTTTGGGCAGATATTCAGACCCGATAACTTCGTCTTCGGGCAGTCTGGGGCTGGAAACAACTGGGCTAAGGGGCATTATACGGAGGGTGCCGAGCTTATTGATTCTGTGCTTGACGTGGTGCGCAAAGAGGCCGAGAACTGCGATTGCTTACAGG GATTCCAAGTTTGTCATTCTTTGGGTGGTGGCACTGGCTCTGGCATGGGAACTCTTCTTATTTCCAAGATCAGGGAAGAGTACCCAGATCGGATGATGATGACATTTTCTGTCTTCCCATCTCCGAAGGTGTCGGATACAGTTGTTGAGCCATACAATGCTACTCTTTCCGTGCATCAGCTTGTCGAAAATGCCGATGAATGTATGGTTTTGGACAACGAGGCTCTGTATGACATCTGCTTCCGCACTCTCAAGCTTGCCACCCCTACTT TTGGTGACCTTAACCACCTCATCTCTGCCACCATGAGTGGTGTCACATGTTGTCTTCGGTTTCCTGGACAGTTGAACTCTGACCTTAGGAAGCTCGCAGTTAACCTTATCCCTTTCCCACGGCTGCACTTCTTTATGGTTGGGTTTGCTCCTCTAACTTCAAGAGGATCACAGCAGTACAGTGCTCTGACCGTTCCTGAATTGACCCAGCAGATGTGGGATGCCAAAAACATGATGTGCGCAGCTGACCCACGCCATGGACGTTACCTTACTGCTTCTGCCATGTTCCGTGGTAAGATGAGCACCAAGGAAGTTGACGAACAAATGATTAACGTCCAGAACAAGAACTCCTCATACTTTGTTGAGTGGATTCCCAATAATGTTAAGTCCAGTGTGTGTGACATTCCACCCAAGGGTCTGAAGATGGCGTCCACTTTTATGGGGAATTCGACTTCTATTCAGGAAATGTTCAGGAGGGTTAGCGAGCAGTTCACAGCTATGTTCAGGCGCAAGGCTTTCTTGCATTGGTACACTGGCGAGGGAATGGATGAGATGGAGTTCACCGAGGCCGAGAGTAACATGAACGATCTGGTGGCTGAGTACCAGCAATACCAGGATGCAACAGTGGAGGAGGAAGAGTacgaggaggaggaagaggagctTGGTGCTTGA